Within the Risungbinella massiliensis genome, the region ATCCCCGATGTAATCCAAAATCACCCCATTGCCCTTGATACACCATTTTTTCTGATCGCCAACCAGTTACACCGCCAGATCGATAACTCCGACCTTGCAATACTGGAAAGGTGGCAATTGTATCTGGTGCAGGTGGTGCAGTTCCACCAGTTCCAGCAGTTGGTTGGTTAAAGGTCCCCCGAATCTCTCCACCAGTGTCCCCTTTAATAATGGTGTTGGGATGTGTTCCATGACCTGCAATTGTTCCACCCATCCACGCAAAATAACTAAAAGGAGCACTATGACCGGTGTTATTTTCTACTACTCCAGTGCCTCCATATTGAGCGATTAGCAAGTGTGTTATACATTCCTGCATGTGAGTATTCTTCACTAAACCATAAGTAAAGTCACTAAATGAAATTGCTGCATCTGCTTGATTTCTCCCGAAAATCTTCATCTGTTCAACCGTAATAGAAGGACAGCGACTCCCTTTGATCACTGCAAAATTGTCACTACTAGCAAAGTTTAGTACTCCACCGAAAATCTTTATAGTGTTAGAACAGGCTTCTATATTGAATTGACCGTTAAGTGTATAACCTTGAAACAGAAATTCAACAGATCCAGATCCATCGATTCCTGTTAAATTTACTATTTCAGTACCATCACTTAAAAAGTGGATACGAATGGTTCCATTGTTGTATTGGATATCTTGAAGACATTTATAAATAGATCTCCACGGAGTTGTCGAGTCATTTACAGGTGCTTCATCATTACCATTAACAAAGTCTACATAGAGATCTTTGTCAGTTCCGTTGTATCCAATAATTGATGGAGAAATGATTGTTCCTGCTCGGATAACATCGAAGCTGATCTGCTTGTTTTCCCCATTCATTTCTCCAATAGTTTCTTGATTCTCATCCACGAGAAACGTTTTTTGTTTCATCACAACAGAACTACTAGAATAGTCAACACCAGCCCAATCCTTAATGATGTTCCAACGATTTTCGCTTTGATGTAGCGTGTTTTGGAATCGTTGGATTGTCTGGATTGGAACAATGCTAATGGGATTGAAATCGCCCAAAACAACGCTGTCTGATGTTGGATCTGTTTTGCTGCGCTTTACTTCCATGATCCTAGCAGATAGTACAAGAGATGGTTTGAACGTATCATCACGTACGACAATTGTATCTCCCAAGCGGACACGATGAGCAGAATAGCCAGTAAGTTTTTCTAGTAACAACACATCTACTTTATATGTTAGTTTTGGTTTACTCTGTTTCTTTAGCTGCTCTAGTGTGTTGTTAAATAGTTCTGCTTCGTTTGTGGATGTATCATCTTTATACACTCCAAATATATGCCGTCCCGTACGACTCCAGCGTTGAAGAGCTTCTATTGATCCAACCCAATCATCTGTTTTTTCGTATGTCTCTTCATCAATGTTTGGAAAATAGTCTTCAAATGTAAGAGAAAAACCGTTTGGATCGGTTTTCCCAACTCCGATGAGTGCCGTTACTAATTCACTACTGTCCTCTGTCCGTTCTACTCCAATGAGATCCAACCCGTAAGAAAATATTTTCTCCGTCTCTTCTCCTCGCTGTTGTAACACGTTGATCGTCTTTCGGATAATACGAGAATCAATAAACTCTACTTCAAACTCAATCTCTGCTCCATATGCTGCGAGGATCTCATGAACGGCTGCCAAAGCTGTCATATAATCCTTAAATTCGAAATCTCGTGTTCCAGCGTATTCCACGATTCCCAAGGACCAATCAGTTCCTTGTAATACTTCTGACATCGCTTGCTCAATGGTAGAACTAGGTAATGTCCTAGGACGTACGATTGAACCGAGTAACTCGGAAACGGCTGCATTTTCACAGAAAACATTTTTTACATACTCTCCACCACGGTTGGTTTCTACAACTTCTTTGATTCGAAAAAGTTGAAAGCGGTAGTCCATGTTTGGATACACAATAAAAGCCTCCGACACAATATAGGAGGCTGTTGGATGTCCGGCTGGTATAGTAAATTCGAATGTCAGAACGCCTTTTTCTAGTTGTTCCGTGTGGATGTCGTCCCAAAAGGGGCAAACATTTGGAAGGCTGTTATCTAATAGACCAACACAATTCATTCCTTCGTCTAAGATAAAGAGCCTTTGATCTACCATCACAACCACCTTTCTCTGTAAGTAATGGAGCCGTTACTTATGGCAGCGGGTGTTATTTGTATATTGTTTACTCCTTTTTTCAATCGAATGAAGGAACTAGAAAGTGCCAATTCCGAAAAGAAAGGCTCCCCGTTCTTCTCGATGGTGCCTGTGGCTGAATCGATTGTTAGGGTGTCTCCAGGAATGAAGATCTCGGGAACTTCTGAACTAGGATCTACGTAATTTTCTTCCCAGGCTTCAATCCAATCAAAATGCAAGTAACTAGGAGGATTTAAGGCTCCAAACGTTCCCACATGGATTTGGATGGCTGCTATATCATCCATATATAAATAGTCTTTGTCATACCACTGGGTGGACCAGCGATCATAATAGACACCATTTGTCCCGCGTACAATGCTAAAATACCACCACTGATCTTTACGTTGAAAGGTAATCTTTCCATCGAAATCACGCCAACGACCAGGTGCAAAGTCAGTATTTACAAAGTATGTTCCAGAAAAATATTCTCCAGCTCGTACTTGGATATGGGGAGACTCTAGACCCAAATTGAAATCGCATAAAGCTACACAGCCTACACGGGTGTTATTTGCATCTAAGAGATAGATTTCAATCCTGCCCACTTGATCAGGATTGAATGAGTTCAATGTTAATTGAGACTCAATCGTAAAATCACTGACGAGTTTTCCAAAGGAACGAACAAGCGCCCCACCGTGCCAACCAGGATTTGCAACTGGATCGCCAAAGTCATGATTTTCTTGGTAGATAACGGATCCATTTGAAACCAGTTGTCCAGCGATCGTCCCATTATCTACCCCAAGACCGCTTGTAAAGTTTGCGGTGCTAGATCCATCTTCCCGAAAGAGAAGATTTCGAGCGGGTACTGGATCGGTTTCTCCTACCTTTGCAGGTGTACCAAAATCCATTCGCTGATCATCTGCGATTATAGAAAAGTTAGGTACGGCAGCATCGAAAGTGAATTCGAACTTAGGAAATGCCTCCATCCCTCCTGTATTGGATACTGTTACGGGTTCTGTATCAACTGGAGAGAATGGAACCACCTTTTCTTCGCCATACAAAAAAGGATCCGAACATACAAAAGAGATACTTCCCTGTCCGATTGTGATCATCTCGGATAGATCAGTATCTCCACTTACTTTGGCTAGATAGTATTTATCAGGTTCGTCTAAGATTACTAGTGGTTTCGCATCATCGTAGTAGAGCCATTGGGCTAGTTCTCGGATATGTTGGCGTAGCTCTAAGCGAGTAGCCGCCTCTATAGTGACATCTATTTCAATCATGCGTTCCTCAATGTTAAAGCCAAAATCGTATGATCCAGAACGCCCTTTAATTTTGAGTAAATCTGGTCTGATCGTGGGCAAGATGGATACTTTCAAATCATTGACCAGAACAAAAGCAGGTACATCAATTTCGTTGAATTTAATAGCCAAATTGCATCCCTCCTGCCCTTTGTTCGATATTCTGTAGTCGTTTTAGGTTTTCTGCTAGCTTGACAATGTCTGCCTCTTCTCGGATAGTAGCTTGAATATAGAAATTTTGGACGACGGAACCACTTCCCATTGTCGTTGGGATCTTTGGCGTATTTAGTAATTCTCTCGTTTCTCCCATTCCAGAACTGACGGTTCGTAATGCTGGCCGTAGTCCTTTATCCATACGAGAGGCAAACGTTGGGAAGAATGATTCACCAGATTTGTCTAGATCAGATAAAGGTCCTTCCTTAGCCGGTGAGAATGGCAAATAGGATCTGATCTGTGCCATCCCATTTTTTACAGCAGCTATCGCGTTGGAAATCCCCGACTTGATACCAGAAACAAGCGCATTTAATAATCCTTTCCCAGCAGATAAAAAGCTACTAGCATATCCTTTGACTGCACTTAATGCACTAGATATAGCATTGGAAATTAGAGATTTAATAGCGTTCCAGGCACTCAACGTAGCTGATTTTATCCCATTCCAAACCGATTTGATCACGTTATCCATTGCCATCAGAATCCCAACTACAATAACTAATGCAGCGTTTAGACCGGCCATAATAACCCCTTTAACTAGTTGAATAGCACCTTTTGTTATGGTTTTAATGCCATTCCAAACCCCTTGCCAGTCACCACGCAATAAAGAGGAAAAGGTTCTAAACAAACCTAACAGGATATTAAGTACCCCAGAGATAGCAACTTTAATGTTGTCCCAAATGGCAATGGTGTTATTTTTTAGGATAGTGAAACCGTTGGTTACCACTTCATAGACCTTCACCAAGAATTGTCCAATAGCCACAAGTAGATCCCAAAATGCGAGTGCTACACTGGTAATCGCTTCACGGAATGCTGTGGATGTTTCCCAAAAATAAAGACATGCTGCTACTAATGCCAAGATCCCTAATGTGATTAGTCCTGCTGTAGTTCCTAGAAAAGTAAAAACAGGAATAAGCCCATTCACTACCAGCATTATTGATCCTATAAACATGGCTACCAATGGCAAGATAGCAACTAGAGCAGTTAGGGCGATCAGTAGTGTTTGGGTAGAACCACTGAGACTAGCGAACCATTGCCCAAACTGTTGTACTTTCTCAATTACCATAGGAAGGTATTGATTAGCTAATTCCAACAGTTTGGATCCAATGGGCACCAACGCTTCTTGTAACTGCCGCCATTGAGATATTAATTGTGTGTAGGGGGAACTCATAATTGCATTTCGGACAGCATCAGCCCGCCCTTTTACTTCCGTTAAGGTCTTAGATAACTTCTTTCCTTCAAGATCAGTGGCTTTATATCCAGCTGCCACTAAATCCAATGCTTGGGTAGAAGACAGTTTATATTTGTTCATGATCTCGATTACTTGCTCTAAAGAATCCATAGCATCTACACCAAGAGCCTTGGATATGGCAAGAACATTTGTAACTAGTGAGTCAAGTTGTATATCACTTAGTTGTTTGAATTTCTGTCGTGCTACTCCTACTACACTGGCGACCTCTTCCACGTCTTTACCTAATCCATCACGAAATACACGCTGCGCAATAGGAGCTACCTTTTCAATTTCGGATCTAACCCCACCTAATCGAGCAGATAAAATCGCCATCATATGACCACTATCAGCTGCCGCTTTAAACGCCAAACCACCAACCAGAGCAAGGGGAACCGTTAGCCCTTGGGTGACATTCTCGGCGAAATCTACCATCCCTTCGCCTACTTCCCGTCCACGTCTAGCTAAATCATCCATTTGTTCTCGGACAGCGCGTAATTGAGTAATGGCTTTGCCAGTATTTGCTTTTACTGTAACAATAACTTTGGAATTGTTTAGTTTATCGAGTTGTTTATTTACATTCTGAATCGTACCTTTTACTTCATTCATGGCTTTTTCAGCTGATGCCGCCACTTTTTTGAATACCGAACTGGCACGATCAATACCATTAATAATCAATTCAACGGTATTAGCCAACAGTTCACCTCCTCTTATTTGCTTTCTTCATTTCCTTCTCTTGACGTTTTTGTTCTTCGTTCCAGTGATAGATCAAAACTTGTTTTTGTAGCTCTGTTAGCTGAAAATACTCGCTTGGATCCATTCGAAGAAATCGAACAAAGAAATAAAACTCTTGTGCCTCGTTACTCTTGGCGAAAGGAGTCTAGATCTGCCCTCTCAATTCCAGAAATTGCACTAATTCGGTTTCCTACTTGTTGAATCCATTCAGATCTCCATAATTGATCGATGTTTTCCTCTGTCCATTCCTCATCGATTGTGCCAAGTGCCACTGTTCGCAAAAGTGCACGCGCTTGGTCTTTTAATACTTCCCCCGTGTTCATTTCTAGAGCTTGGGAGGACATCTTTCCAGATGTTCCTATATTCTTCGTGTTTACCTTAATAGAAGATGACTCCAAGGCTTGAATCTCCGCTTTTTCTATGTGAGTAAGTGGGCGGATCTCTACCTCGAATGTTTCTCCATCTAGTACTAGCTCTACTATTTCTCGATGCTGTTTCCCAGCGAGTAGAGCGGCTGATAGTTTTGCCATGTGTTTACCTCCTACGCTACGTTATAGCTTGCCTTATCATTCGTGATAGAAAACTCAATTGGTCCCGTTCCATCTGCTTTGACTAAACCACGTAATGTTGCAGTTTGTTCGATGCGATCCCTTCCTCCAAGTGGTTGTTCCATCGAGGTATAGACT harbors:
- a CDS encoding distal tail protein Dit; this encodes MAIKFNEIDVPAFVLVNDLKVSILPTIRPDLLKIKGRSGSYDFGFNIEERMIEIDVTIEAATRLELRQHIRELAQWLYYDDAKPLVILDEPDKYYLAKVSGDTDLSEMITIGQGSISFVCSDPFLYGEEKVVPFSPVDTEPVTVSNTGGMEAFPKFEFTFDAAVPNFSIIADDQRMDFGTPAKVGETDPVPARNLLFREDGSSTANFTSGLGVDNGTIAGQLVSNGSVIYQENHDFGDPVANPGWHGGALVRSFGKLVSDFTIESQLTLNSFNPDQVGRIEIYLLDANNTRVGCVALCDFNLGLESPHIQVRAGEYFSGTYFVNTDFAPGRWRDFDGKITFQRKDQWWYFSIVRGTNGVYYDRWSTQWYDKDYLYMDDIAAIQIHVGTFGALNPPSYLHFDWIEAWEENYVDPSSEVPEIFIPGDTLTIDSATGTIEKNGEPFFSELALSSSFIRLKKGVNNIQITPAAISNGSITYRERWL
- a CDS encoding phage tail tape measure protein produces the protein MANTVELIINGIDRASSVFKKVAASAEKAMNEVKGTIQNVNKQLDKLNNSKVIVTVKANTGKAITQLRAVREQMDDLARRGREVGEGMVDFAENVTQGLTVPLALVGGLAFKAAADSGHMMAILSARLGGVRSEIEKVAPIAQRVFRDGLGKDVEEVASVVGVARQKFKQLSDIQLDSLVTNVLAISKALGVDAMDSLEQVIEIMNKYKLSSTQALDLVAAGYKATDLEGKKLSKTLTEVKGRADAVRNAIMSSPYTQLISQWRQLQEALVPIGSKLLELANQYLPMVIEKVQQFGQWFASLSGSTQTLLIALTALVAILPLVAMFIGSIMLVVNGLIPVFTFLGTTAGLITLGILALVAACLYFWETSTAFREAITSVALAFWDLLVAIGQFLVKVYEVVTNGFTILKNNTIAIWDNIKVAISGVLNILLGLFRTFSSLLRGDWQGVWNGIKTITKGAIQLVKGVIMAGLNAALVIVVGILMAMDNVIKSVWNGIKSATLSAWNAIKSLISNAISSALSAVKGYASSFLSAGKGLLNALVSGIKSGISNAIAAVKNGMAQIRSYLPFSPAKEGPLSDLDKSGESFFPTFASRMDKGLRPALRTVSSGMGETRELLNTPKIPTTMGSGSVVQNFYIQATIREEADIVKLAENLKRLQNIEQRAGGMQFGY
- a CDS encoding phage tail spike protein translates to MVDQRLFILDEGMNCVGLLDNSLPNVCPFWDDIHTEQLEKGVLTFEFTIPAGHPTASYIVSEAFIVYPNMDYRFQLFRIKEVVETNRGGEYVKNVFCENAAVSELLGSIVRPRTLPSSTIEQAMSEVLQGTDWSLGIVEYAGTRDFEFKDYMTALAAVHEILAAYGAEIEFEVEFIDSRIIRKTINVLQQRGEETEKIFSYGLDLIGVERTEDSSELVTALIGVGKTDPNGFSLTFEDYFPNIDEETYEKTDDWVGSIEALQRWSRTGRHIFGVYKDDTSTNEAELFNNTLEQLKKQSKPKLTYKVDVLLLEKLTGYSAHRVRLGDTIVVRDDTFKPSLVLSARIMEVKRSKTDPTSDSVVLGDFNPISIVPIQTIQRFQNTLHQSENRWNIIKDWAGVDYSSSSVVMKQKTFLVDENQETIGEMNGENKQISFDVIRAGTIISPSIIGYNGTDKDLYVDFVNGNDEAPVNDSTTPWRSIYKCLQDIQYNNGTIRIHFLSDGTEIVNLTGIDGSGSVEFLFQGYTLNGQFNIEACSNTIKIFGGVLNFASSDNFAVIKGSRCPSITVEQMKIFGRNQADAAISFSDFTYGLVKNTHMQECITHLLIAQYGGTGVVENNTGHSAPFSYFAWMGGTIAGHGTHPNTIIKGDTGGEIRGTFNQPTAGTGGTAPPAPDTIATFPVLQGRSYRSGGVTGWRSEKMVYQGQWGDFGLHRGLWLFGNNPSSTVTNKNIKRIRFYCTRMSQGGNSGAVTFYFRWHSYLDSNGLPSGAPTLSNDVVTSPFSWGQGKWIDLSTPEFIAAFKNGTAKGLGLYINSSSSGYYGYFDSPGTLEITYN